One Arthrobacter sp. StoSoilB19 DNA window includes the following coding sequences:
- a CDS encoding DUF4389 domain-containing protein — protein MKKPAAIIMLVLGILISLPGLAALAGGAVASAVGSIQGDGYLTSGTSRFSVSSFALTSPRAEAIGEDVPGRLPFDIGTLRLRIASMIPDKAVFIGIGPQADVEQYLSGVHHSELLNIRQRPFRAEYRDVPGGNPASPPAGQRFWTASVSGSGEQELTWNITPGTWEVVVMNADASSGVDVQAQAGFRSDLIRPAATGLLVGGLIALVIGIPLIVFGAMGLGRHAGRPPVGPSPGGPAVAGPGMAGPGMAEPGMQAPGMAGPGMQAVPAAPGVAPPPQPLTVAAEDRRAYPARLFGDIDPGLSRWMWLVKWFLAIPHFILLFFLWFAFVITTIVAGFAILFTGRYPRALFDFNVGVMRWNWRVAFYAYAAVGTDLYPPFTLKRTNYPADFDVDYPERLSRGLVLVKWWLLSIPHLLLVAAFTNTTWRWRADNTFVGATYEQSAGPSLLGLLVLVAAVILLFTGRYQRPLFDFILGIDRWIYRVLAYTALMRDEYPPFRLDQGATEPEWPEPVIPPAGAPPAGAPAAP, from the coding sequence ATGAAAAAACCCGCCGCCATCATCATGCTGGTCCTCGGCATCCTGATCTCTCTTCCGGGACTGGCCGCGCTGGCGGGAGGAGCCGTGGCATCGGCGGTGGGATCGATCCAGGGGGACGGATACCTGACCTCCGGCACATCCCGTTTTTCCGTCAGTTCCTTTGCCCTCACCTCTCCGCGGGCCGAGGCCATCGGCGAGGATGTGCCGGGCAGGCTTCCTTTCGACATCGGTACCCTGCGGCTGCGGATTGCATCAATGATCCCCGACAAAGCGGTGTTCATTGGCATCGGCCCGCAGGCCGACGTCGAACAGTACCTGTCAGGTGTGCACCACTCGGAGCTGCTGAACATCCGGCAGCGGCCTTTCCGCGCCGAATACCGTGACGTTCCGGGCGGCAACCCCGCATCGCCGCCGGCCGGCCAGCGCTTTTGGACGGCCTCCGTTTCAGGCTCCGGCGAGCAGGAGCTGACGTGGAACATCACCCCGGGCACCTGGGAAGTGGTGGTGATGAATGCCGATGCCTCCTCCGGTGTTGATGTCCAGGCACAGGCCGGCTTCCGCTCAGACCTCATCAGGCCGGCAGCCACAGGCCTGCTGGTGGGCGGCCTCATCGCCCTCGTGATCGGTATTCCCCTCATCGTCTTCGGCGCCATGGGACTGGGCCGGCATGCCGGGCGGCCACCTGTTGGACCATCACCGGGCGGCCCGGCGGTGGCAGGACCGGGGATGGCGGGACCGGGGATGGCGGAACCGGGGATGCAGGCGCCTGGGATGGCCGGACCGGGGATGCAGGCAGTGCCGGCCGCACCCGGAGTGGCACCCCCGCCGCAGCCGCTCACCGTGGCAGCCGAAGACCGCCGCGCCTACCCCGCAAGGCTTTTCGGTGACATCGATCCGGGACTGTCACGATGGATGTGGCTGGTCAAGTGGTTCCTGGCCATACCGCATTTCATCCTTCTCTTCTTCCTCTGGTTTGCGTTCGTCATCACCACCATCGTGGCGGGCTTCGCCATCCTGTTCACCGGCCGGTACCCCAGGGCACTGTTCGACTTCAATGTGGGTGTCATGCGCTGGAACTGGCGGGTGGCCTTCTACGCCTACGCCGCCGTAGGCACCGACCTCTACCCGCCGTTTACGCTCAAGCGCACCAATTATCCTGCGGACTTTGACGTTGACTACCCGGAACGGCTGTCCCGCGGGCTGGTGCTGGTGAAATGGTGGCTCCTGTCGATCCCGCACCTGCTCCTGGTGGCCGCGTTTACCAATACCACGTGGCGGTGGCGGGCGGACAACACCTTCGTTGGCGCCACCTATGAGCAAAGTGCGGGACCGTCCCTGCTGGGCCTGCTGGTTCTGGTCGCGGCAGTGATCCTGCTGTTCACCGGCCGCTACCAGCGCCCGCTGTTTGACTTCATCCTCGGCATCGACCGCTGGATCTACCGGGTCCTTGCCTACACAGCGCTGATGCGGGACGAATATCCGCCATTCCGGCTGGACCAGGGAGCCACCGAACCTGAATGGCCCGAACCGGTGATTCCGCCGGCCGGGGCACCACCGGCGGGAGCCCCCGCGGCGCCGTGA
- a CDS encoding protein adenylyltransferase SelO, translated as MTAAAESTVTFDGRFARELSELAVPWQAEEAPSPELLVLNDRLARDLGLDPGYLRSPEGVRLLVGNHVPAGATPVAQAYAGHQFGGYSPLLGDGRALLLGEVTDKGGRLLDLHLKGSGRTPFARAGDGRAVVGPMLREYVVSEAMHALHIPTTRSLAVVATGRQVRRDGMLPGAVLARVAGSHLRVGSFQYARATENFELLKRLADFAIGRHYPHAAGAPNPYLELFASVVSAQADLVARWMLVGFVHGVMNTDNMTISGETIDYGPCAFMDVFNPAAVYSSIDVSGRYAYANQPVLAEWNLARLAEAMLPLIDGDQEKAVAPAVEVLGGFRGQYSQAWSGGMKAKLGLSGDADSDAASALVDGAIAILKDGPVDYTLFFRNLGKAARGDLRPVRGMVLDLEAFDAWAERWQALGPDAELMDSVNPAYIPRNHLVEEALSAATDGNLAPLQQLLEAVGSPFAERPGLERYAEGAPEDFGTYMTFCGT; from the coding sequence ATGACGGCAGCAGCTGAATCCACGGTCACTTTTGACGGCCGTTTCGCCCGGGAACTGTCGGAACTCGCCGTTCCCTGGCAGGCCGAGGAAGCCCCCAGCCCCGAGCTCCTGGTCCTGAACGACAGGCTCGCACGCGACCTGGGCCTGGACCCAGGGTACCTTCGCAGTCCCGAAGGGGTGCGGCTCCTGGTGGGCAACCACGTTCCGGCGGGCGCCACCCCGGTGGCGCAGGCCTACGCGGGCCACCAGTTCGGCGGCTACTCTCCGCTGCTTGGCGACGGACGCGCCCTGCTGCTTGGTGAGGTCACGGACAAAGGCGGCCGCCTCCTGGACCTCCATCTCAAAGGCTCGGGGCGCACGCCGTTTGCCCGCGCCGGGGACGGACGTGCCGTCGTCGGGCCCATGCTCCGTGAGTACGTGGTAAGTGAAGCCATGCATGCCCTGCACATTCCCACCACCCGCTCGCTCGCGGTCGTGGCAACTGGCCGGCAGGTCAGGCGTGACGGCATGCTGCCCGGTGCGGTCCTGGCGCGGGTTGCCGGCAGCCACCTGCGCGTCGGCAGCTTCCAGTACGCGCGGGCCACGGAAAACTTCGAGCTGCTGAAGCGGCTGGCGGATTTCGCCATCGGCAGGCACTACCCGCACGCTGCCGGCGCCCCAAACCCCTACCTGGAGTTGTTCGCCTCGGTGGTCTCCGCCCAGGCGGACCTGGTGGCCCGGTGGATGCTGGTGGGGTTCGTGCACGGGGTCATGAATACGGACAATATGACCATCTCAGGGGAAACCATCGACTACGGCCCGTGCGCGTTCATGGATGTGTTCAATCCCGCCGCTGTCTACAGTTCCATCGACGTCAGCGGACGCTACGCCTACGCCAACCAGCCGGTGCTGGCCGAATGGAACCTTGCACGGCTGGCGGAGGCAATGCTGCCGCTGATCGACGGGGACCAGGAAAAGGCGGTTGCCCCCGCGGTGGAGGTACTTGGCGGATTCCGCGGACAGTACAGCCAGGCGTGGTCCGGCGGCATGAAGGCCAAGCTGGGCCTGTCGGGGGATGCGGACAGCGACGCCGCCTCCGCCCTGGTGGACGGTGCCATTGCCATCCTGAAGGACGGGCCGGTGGACTACACCTTGTTCTTCCGGAACCTGGGCAAGGCCGCGCGGGGGGACCTCCGTCCCGTGCGCGGCATGGTCCTGGACCTTGAAGCGTTCGACGCCTGGGCGGAGCGGTGGCAGGCCCTGGGGCCCGACGCGGAACTGATGGACAGCGTGAACCCTGCCTATATTCCGCGGAACCACCTCGTGGAAGAGGCGCTGTCCGCCGCCACTGACGGAAACCTGGCTCCCCTGCAGCAGTTGCTCGAGGCCGTCGGCAGCCCCTTCGCCGAGCGGCCGGGCCTGGAACGCTACGCCGAAGGTGCCCCTGAGGATTTCGGCACGTACATGACCTTCTGCGGGACGTGA
- a CDS encoding universal stress protein — protein sequence MTSQKPIAVGTNDSAQSQAAVLWAARRAHRTHLPLVILHVVDDRWVAEPYPWFGTLQQAGEELLKTAAGRLEGTVTVTPTTELLTGSVGGQLAKYSKKTSMMVIGSGSGHLGGALADRALQVATAAKVPVAVVGTQDLEGRSGVVVGVDGSAEATRAVAFAAAEADREGDELTVVYAVNAPDPIIDAGLTPGALADLIVDEERVVLSETVAGLKEDYPDLTVHQRLDREKNAVDALVEAAAGARLLVVGSRGRGAFKRLLLGSTAHGVLRHLPCPTIITRTDTVHSPL from the coding sequence ATGACATCCCAGAAACCCATCGCTGTGGGCACCAACGACTCTGCGCAAAGCCAGGCCGCGGTCCTGTGGGCGGCCCGCCGCGCCCACCGGACGCACCTGCCGCTGGTGATCCTCCACGTCGTCGACGACCGGTGGGTAGCTGAACCCTACCCCTGGTTTGGAACCCTCCAGCAGGCCGGCGAGGAACTGCTCAAGACCGCCGCCGGCAGGCTCGAAGGAACCGTGACGGTCACGCCGACTACGGAACTGCTCACCGGAAGCGTGGGCGGCCAGCTGGCCAAGTATTCGAAGAAGACCTCGATGATGGTCATCGGCTCCGGCAGCGGGCACCTTGGCGGGGCCCTCGCCGACCGCGCACTCCAGGTGGCGACCGCCGCCAAAGTCCCTGTCGCCGTCGTCGGGACCCAGGACCTCGAAGGCAGGTCCGGTGTGGTGGTCGGCGTTGACGGGTCTGCCGAGGCAACGCGGGCCGTCGCCTTCGCCGCGGCCGAGGCCGACCGCGAGGGAGACGAACTCACCGTCGTTTATGCCGTCAATGCGCCCGACCCCATCATCGACGCCGGCCTGACGCCGGGGGCGCTCGCGGACCTCATCGTGGACGAAGAACGCGTCGTGCTCTCCGAAACCGTGGCCGGGCTCAAGGAAGACTACCCGGACCTGACCGTGCACCAGCGGCTCGACAGGGAAAAAAACGCGGTGGACGCCCTTGTCGAGGCCGCCGCCGGGGCACGGCTGCTTGTGGTGGGCAGCCGCGGCCGGGGCGCCTTCAAGCGCCTTTTGCTCGGTTCGACCGCACACGGCGTGCTCAGGCACCTCCCGTGCCCCACGATCATTACCCGTACTGACACCGTTCACAGCCCCCTTTAG
- a CDS encoding universal stress protein: protein MSIAGAPIARIVVGVDGSEPSLEALRQAQRLATPLGAKVQAIACWEYPQVYSGYVMMGIEGFEEGAKKVLEDAMVQAFGAEMPANVTSTLVRGHPREALIDASRDADMIVVGRRGHGGFGGLLLGSVSSAIVAHAHCPVLVVHTPESGAHSSKES from the coding sequence ATGAGCATAGCCGGGGCACCAATTGCCAGGATCGTGGTGGGCGTCGACGGATCGGAACCGTCCCTGGAGGCACTTCGCCAGGCCCAACGGCTCGCCACTCCCCTCGGCGCCAAGGTCCAGGCGATCGCCTGCTGGGAGTACCCGCAGGTGTACTCGGGCTACGTCATGATGGGCATTGAGGGCTTCGAGGAAGGCGCCAAGAAGGTCCTGGAAGACGCGATGGTGCAGGCTTTCGGCGCCGAGATGCCGGCCAACGTCACCTCGACCCTTGTCCGCGGCCATCCGCGTGAGGCGCTGATCGACGCCAGCCGGGACGCCGACATGATCGTGGTGGGGCGCCGCGGGCACGGCGGGTTCGGCGGCCTGCTCCTGGGCTCCGTCAGCTCCGCCATCGTGGCCCATGCCCACTGCCCGGTACTGGTGGTCCACACGCCCGAGAGCGGAGCCCACAGCTCCAAGGAGTCCTGA
- a CDS encoding polysaccharide deacetylase family protein — MALPLSEARRRTPAIALAAALVVLAISLALLLPAPSAGPPSASPTAPSPLPSGSSQPGTASPTVSTPAPGPQETETPEAGQAPVEPPVVVPPVPEPQLTEPPAGPTPPREPGTPPQPAPFPESLRGQDLTVIPGAGRVVALTFDAGANAAGLPIILPTLAAKGVAGTFFLTGNWAANNPQAVAQIVAAGHRVANHSMTHPGFTGLGNDQIFQQVRGAEQAILAAGADPRPLFRFPYGERDARTIAAVNSLGYVAVRWTVDTLGWKGTSGGSSVQAVADRVQAGLQPGEIVLMHIGSNPDDGTTLDADALPRIIDRIAAAGYGFTTLDALPGQ; from the coding sequence ATGGCATTGCCGCTCAGTGAGGCACGACGGCGGACACCCGCCATAGCGCTCGCCGCCGCCCTGGTGGTCCTCGCCATTTCACTGGCCCTGTTGCTCCCGGCGCCCTCGGCCGGTCCGCCGTCGGCATCACCGACGGCTCCCTCCCCGCTGCCCAGCGGCTCCAGCCAGCCCGGCACAGCCAGCCCAACCGTCTCCACCCCCGCGCCGGGGCCGCAGGAGACGGAGACACCCGAAGCGGGCCAGGCTCCCGTCGAGCCCCCGGTCGTCGTGCCGCCGGTTCCCGAACCGCAGCTCACGGAGCCACCGGCCGGCCCAACGCCACCCCGGGAGCCGGGTACTCCCCCGCAACCGGCGCCGTTCCCGGAATCCCTCCGCGGCCAGGACCTGACCGTCATCCCGGGGGCAGGCCGGGTGGTTGCCCTCACCTTCGATGCCGGAGCCAACGCGGCAGGACTGCCCATAATCCTGCCCACCCTCGCCGCCAAGGGGGTCGCCGGGACGTTTTTCCTGACCGGCAACTGGGCGGCGAACAACCCGCAGGCCGTAGCGCAGATCGTGGCCGCCGGGCACCGGGTGGCCAACCACTCCATGACCCACCCGGGCTTCACCGGACTGGGCAACGACCAGATCTTCCAACAGGTGCGTGGTGCCGAGCAGGCCATCCTGGCAGCCGGCGCCGATCCAAGGCCGCTGTTCCGCTTCCCCTACGGCGAGCGGGACGCACGCACCATCGCTGCAGTCAACTCCCTGGGCTACGTGGCCGTCAGGTGGACCGTGGACACCCTGGGCTGGAAAGGCACCAGTGGAGGTTCCAGCGTGCAGGCGGTCGCCGACCGCGTCCAGGCCGGCCTGCAGCCCGGTGAAATCGTCCTCATGCACATCGGGTCCAATCCCGACGACGGCACCACCCTCGACGCCGACGCCCTCCCCCGGATCATTGACCGCATCGCTGCCGCAGGATACGGCTTCACCACGCTCGATGCCCTGCCGGGGCAGTGA
- a CDS encoding LysM domain-containing protein, translating into MSKISTTARHRATPARSIVLEGLAVTAKSQARSLGRPALAVAAASGIAFGVGAPAHAGVTGPDTTENTSVQAYSAPAPAAAPVAAAGTVHTVVSGDTIGAIAAAHGVSLNDVLAANGLGLSSIIYPGDQIQIPGAGHTAAPAPAAAPVQTAAATAPANTGMNMSYASAAPAASTGTGTGAAILASAYSQVGVNQDCTAMVEKALRSVGKSVGDLAPTQFFQYGTVVGAPAPGDLIITSGHVGVYAGNGQVVSGGVNGYSTEVHSISWLGGYSAVRVA; encoded by the coding sequence GTGTCAAAAATTTCCACCACTGCCCGTCACCGCGCGACTCCGGCCCGCTCCATTGTGCTCGAGGGCCTCGCCGTAACCGCCAAGTCCCAGGCCCGTTCGCTGGGCCGTCCGGCGCTTGCCGTTGCTGCAGCGTCCGGTATTGCCTTTGGCGTCGGAGCCCCGGCCCATGCAGGTGTCACCGGCCCGGACACCACTGAGAACACCAGCGTCCAGGCATACTCCGCACCTGCCCCGGCAGCAGCACCCGTCGCAGCAGCAGGAACCGTCCACACGGTGGTGTCCGGCGACACCATCGGGGCCATCGCGGCCGCCCATGGCGTCAGCCTCAACGACGTCCTGGCCGCCAACGGACTGGGACTGTCCTCCATCATCTACCCCGGTGACCAGATCCAGATCCCCGGCGCTGGCCACACCGCAGCCCCGGCGCCGGCAGCAGCTCCCGTCCAGACGGCAGCCGCAACCGCACCGGCAAACACCGGCATGAACATGTCCTACGCCTCAGCCGCCCCGGCGGCGTCCACCGGCACCGGGACCGGCGCTGCCATCCTGGCATCCGCTTACAGCCAGGTCGGCGTGAACCAGGACTGCACCGCAATGGTTGAGAAGGCCCTGCGCTCCGTCGGCAAGTCCGTCGGCGACCTGGCCCCCACGCAGTTCTTCCAGTACGGAACCGTTGTCGGCGCTCCCGCCCCCGGCGACCTGATCATCACCTCCGGCCACGTGGGCGTGTACGCCGGCAACGGCCAGGTTGTGAGCGGCGGCGTCAACGGCTACAGCACCGAGGTCCACTCCATCAGCTGGCTCGGCGGCTACTCCGCAGTCCGCGTAGCCTAG
- a CDS encoding ribonuclease Z has translation MRELVVLGTASQVPTRTRNHNGYFLRWDGEGLLFDPGEGTQRQMIHAGVAAGAITRICLTHVHGDHCFGLPGVLSGMVLDGVAHPVHLHYPASGDQVVRALVGLSPPGLDVRLHPHGGAGAVADRLEVRPLNHRIETYGYLLTEPDGRTFLPERLRAAGIEGPDVGLLQREGVLGAARLEEVSIPRPGQRFAFIMDTAPCHGAEELAAGTDLLVAESTFSDDDVGLARQYLHLTAGQAGELAASGKSRMLVLTHFSARYGDGVPHLAEQARAQAPGTTVIAAEDLQHIAVPRRRQPAREAAGGTTAIGLSHDGSS, from the coding sequence GTGCGTGAACTCGTAGTGCTGGGCACTGCGTCCCAGGTTCCCACGCGGACCCGCAACCACAACGGCTACTTCCTGCGCTGGGACGGCGAAGGGCTGCTTTTCGATCCCGGCGAGGGTACCCAGCGCCAGATGATCCATGCGGGAGTGGCGGCGGGCGCCATCACCAGGATCTGCCTTACGCACGTGCACGGGGACCATTGCTTCGGCCTTCCCGGGGTGCTCTCCGGGATGGTTTTGGACGGCGTGGCGCACCCGGTCCACCTGCATTATCCGGCGTCCGGTGACCAGGTGGTCAGGGCCCTGGTGGGTCTCAGCCCGCCCGGGCTTGACGTGAGGCTCCATCCACATGGCGGCGCCGGTGCCGTGGCGGACAGGCTTGAGGTCCGGCCCCTCAATCACCGCATCGAGACATACGGCTACCTGCTCACCGAGCCAGATGGCCGCACGTTCCTGCCGGAGAGGCTGCGGGCGGCGGGCATCGAAGGGCCCGACGTGGGCCTGCTGCAGCGCGAAGGGGTCCTCGGAGCGGCCAGGCTGGAAGAGGTCAGTATTCCCAGGCCGGGCCAGCGCTTCGCTTTCATCATGGATACCGCACCGTGCCACGGTGCCGAAGAACTGGCAGCAGGCACGGACCTGCTGGTGGCCGAGTCCACGTTCAGTGACGACGACGTCGGCCTGGCCCGGCAATACCTGCACCTGACCGCCGGGCAGGCAGGGGAACTTGCGGCGTCCGGGAAGTCCCGGATGCTGGTGCTCACCCACTTCTCCGCACGCTATGGCGACGGCGTCCCGCACCTCGCGGAGCAGGCACGGGCGCAGGCTCCGGGAACCACGGTCATTGCCGCTGAGGACCTGCAGCACATTGCCGTTCCCCGCCGCCGGCAACCGGCACGGGAAGCAGCGGGCGGAACTACGGCGATAGGGTTAAGCCATGACGGCAGCAGCTGA
- a CDS encoding DUF664 domain-containing protein yields the protein MHSKELLLEAFDRLPGLVGQVLDGLDEEQLQLRPAGQGNSIAWLVWHMGRVEDAQVASASGLEQVWKAEGFVTRFGLPLADSDTGYGHSSQQVDAVRAPRELLREYYLAVHRQTARVLEGIGDSDLDSVVDRRWDPPVTLGVRLVSILGDCLQHGGQAAYAKGLLAASDSNGA from the coding sequence ATGCACTCCAAGGAGTTGTTGCTCGAGGCGTTTGACCGCCTCCCCGGCCTGGTGGGGCAGGTACTGGACGGGCTGGATGAGGAGCAGCTGCAGCTGCGTCCTGCAGGCCAAGGCAATTCCATCGCCTGGCTGGTCTGGCACATGGGACGGGTGGAAGATGCGCAGGTTGCGTCCGCCTCGGGATTGGAGCAGGTCTGGAAGGCCGAAGGATTCGTAACCCGCTTCGGGCTCCCGCTGGCGGACAGTGATACGGGCTACGGCCACTCAAGCCAGCAGGTGGACGCAGTCCGCGCGCCCCGGGAACTCCTGCGGGAGTATTACCTGGCCGTTCACCGGCAGACTGCCAGGGTCCTGGAAGGTATCGGGGATTCCGACCTGGACAGTGTGGTCGACAGGCGCTGGGATCCGCCCGTCACCCTGGGCGTGCGGCTGGTCAGCATCCTGGGGGACTGCCTTCAGCACGGCGGCCAGGCCGCCTACGCCAAAGGGTTGCTTGCAGCGTCAGATTCCAACGGTGCGTGA